A genomic window from Helicobacter suis HS1 includes:
- a CDS encoding radical SAM protein → MPNLVFGPIKSRRFGWSLGIDVSGEAKQCNFDCLYCELTPNKPMESMHTALPPEVLISKIKQALTYKYDHLDVLTTTANGEPTLYPHLEELITAIKPFIPSGVQSLILSNGARLGNKEVQKALLHYDIVKFSLDAIWPQVFNKIDRPHKNLALETILEGILDFASQYQGMLVAEVLLVAGINDQEAHIQDLAAFLQKVPNLARVDLSSIDRPPAYKVQPLTLDHLLKLATYFEKLPISLPSRIPFKTTKLQTTPKVFLDLLKYRPLSVDEAHYYLLPVELKSLYQEGAIVVKKVGLVDFYHLP, encoded by the coding sequence ATGCCTAATTTAGTTTTTGGGCCTATTAAATCACGCCGTTTTGGTTGGTCCTTAGGGATTGATGTTTCCGGGGAGGCTAAGCAATGTAATTTTGATTGTCTTTACTGCGAACTCACGCCTAATAAACCTATGGAAAGTATGCACACAGCTTTACCCCCAGAGGTTTTAATTTCTAAGATCAAACAAGCTTTAACCTATAAATACGATCATTTAGATGTACTCACCACTACAGCTAATGGCGAACCCACTCTTTATCCTCATTTAGAAGAGCTCATCACCGCGATAAAGCCCTTTATTCCTAGTGGTGTGCAGTCTTTAATCTTAAGCAATGGTGCGCGTCTTGGCAACAAAGAAGTACAAAAAGCGCTTTTACACTATGACATCGTTAAATTTTCTTTAGATGCCATTTGGCCACAAGTTTTTAACAAAATAGATCGTCCACATAAAAATCTAGCTTTAGAAACTATTTTAGAGGGCATTTTAGATTTTGCTAGCCAGTATCAAGGCATGTTAGTTGCAGAGGTGCTATTAGTAGCAGGGATTAACGATCAAGAAGCACATATTCAAGATTTAGCCGCCTTTTTACAAAAAGTCCCTAATCTAGCCCGTGTGGATTTAAGTAGTATCGATCGCCCTCCAGCTTATAAAGTCCAGCCTCTAACCCTTGATCACCTACTCAAATTAGCCACTTATTTTGAAAAATTGCCCATTAGCTTACCTAGCCGCATTCCCTTTAAAACCACAAAGTTACAAACCACCCCAAAGGTTTTTTTAGATTTACTCAAATACCGCCCCCTAAGTGTAGATGAGGCACATTATTATCTTTTACCAGTAGAATTAAAATCTCTCTACCAAGAAGGGGCAATTGTGGTTAAAAAAGTCGGATTGGTGGATTTTTATCATTTGCCTTAG
- a CDS encoding nitrate reductase cytochrome c-type subunit, whose translation MKIRALCLAVVLTSGLYASPSHEKDISLLSDTQIGLRKAPLEDEKDLHLHDYNFHKNPPGESQRFERAYENAPPMIPHDTTGLLPITKDNNQCLGCHMPAVAKTVGATPVPQSHFFDFRHNRPTRKGNVSDARFNCTLCHAPQANAQPLVKNNFKPVFTNKSLEYRSDFINVVNVGVKDYSKHSKNRQ comes from the coding sequence ATGAAAATACGCGCCTTATGTTTAGCTGTTGTACTTACAAGTGGGCTTTATGCTAGTCCAAGCCATGAAAAAGATATATCCTTATTAAGCGATACACAAATTGGTTTACGCAAAGCCCCTCTGGAGGACGAAAAGGATTTGCACTTGCATGACTATAATTTCCATAAAAACCCTCCCGGAGAAAGCCAACGATTCGAACGGGCTTATGAAAATGCCCCACCCATGATCCCCCATGACACCACCGGATTACTCCCCATTACAAAAGATAATAACCAATGTTTGGGTTGTCATATGCCAGCTGTGGCTAAAACCGTGGGGGCAACACCTGTACCCCAATCGCATTTTTTTGACTTTAGGCATAACCGCCCCACTAGAAAGGGTAATGTGAGCGATGCGCGTTTTAACTGCACTCTTTGCCATGCTCCCCAAGCCAACGCCCAGCCTCTTGTGAAAAATAATTTCAAACCGGTTTTTACCAATAAATCTTTAGAGTATCGCTCCGATTTTATAAATGTGGTCAATGTCGGGGTTAAAGATTATAGCAAGCACTCTAAAAACAGACAATAA
- a CDS encoding U1 small nuclear ribonucleoprotein, giving the protein MAVFFWGCWVGDPKDVNPKLPDVDTLNECNEMKNECVGNKDGDIPVALKPKKYGSFHDIFLAGIKLAHGGKFALSALPPTGAGYIPYNPMMMRPMISPMGMYPYGMYPMIGGMPMMYGPWW; this is encoded by the coding sequence GTGGCTGTATTTTTTTGGGGGTGCTGGGTGGGCGATCCTAAAGATGTTAACCCTAAACTCCCCGATGTAGATACTCTTAATGAGTGTAACGAGATGAAAAACGAGTGTGTGGGCAATAAAGATGGGGATATTCCTGTGGCACTTAAGCCCAAAAAATACGGGTCTTTCCATGATATTTTTTTAGCCGGTATTAAACTTGCCCACGGGGGTAAATTTGCTCTCTCGGCTCTGCCTCCAACAGGAGCGGGCTATATTCCCTACAACCCGATGATGATGCGTCCGATGATAAGCCCTATGGGCATGTATCCTTATGGCATGTATCCGATGATAGGAGGCATGCCCATGATGTATGGGCCTTGGTGGTGA
- a CDS encoding 23S rRNA (pseudouridine(1915)-N(3))-methyltransferase RlmH, with product MTCIIYSISKKNPLYASLFKHHQQACLQFKTKLEIVDISVSKESKEHYSKAFNPYLKPNSYAMHPTGKLYDSLQFSQLLSTHARVQFFIAGAYGFEKTFLDKLMPLSLSPLTLSAGLAKLVLCEQIFRGLSLLNKHPYHK from the coding sequence ATGACCTGCATTATTTACTCTATTTCTAAGAAAAATCCCCTCTATGCGTCTCTTTTTAAACACCACCAACAGGCGTGTTTACAATTTAAAACTAAGCTTGAAATTGTAGATATTTCTGTATCAAAAGAGAGCAAAGAGCACTATAGCAAAGCCTTTAACCCCTATCTTAAGCCAAATTCTTATGCCATGCACCCAACAGGTAAGCTTTATGATAGTCTGCAATTTAGCCAGCTATTAAGCACACATGCCCGCGTGCAGTTTTTCATCGCGGGGGCTTATGGCTTTGAAAAAACCTTTTTAGATAAATTAATGCCGCTCTCTTTAAGCCCGCTGACTTTAAGCGCGGGACTAGCTAAGCTTGTCTTGTGTGAGCAAATTTTTAGAGGGCTTAGCCTTTTAAACAAACACCCCTATCACAAATAA
- the accD gene encoding acetyl-CoA carboxylase, carboxyltransferase subunit beta produces the protein MGFGDFLKNFKRNRVQSSGQDMPSHWIKCPKCAALMYYKEVFSKHHVCLKCNYHFRMSANDRLEFLCDPNTFVENDQELQPVDPLNFVDKESYKQRIKKHQAKTGRPSSLISGEGQINGISLQIAVFDFAFMGGSLGSVEGEKIVRAINRAVEKSQALLIVSASGGARMQESTYALMQMAKTSAALNKLSEAKLPFISLLTDPTFGGVSASFAFLGDLIIAEPGAMIGFAGARVIKQTIGAELPEGFQSAEFLLEHGLIDMIVQRKDLKKTLSDLVGMLRENR, from the coding sequence ATGGGTTTTGGAGACTTCTTAAAAAATTTCAAGAGAAATAGGGTGCAGTCTTCTGGGCAGGACATGCCAAGCCATTGGATTAAATGCCCAAAATGTGCAGCTCTCATGTATTATAAGGAAGTGTTTTCTAAGCACCATGTTTGCCTTAAATGCAACTATCATTTTAGAATGAGTGCTAATGATCGTTTAGAATTTCTTTGCGATCCTAATACTTTTGTAGAAAATGATCAAGAATTACAGCCCGTTGATCCTCTCAATTTTGTAGACAAGGAAAGTTATAAACAGCGCATTAAAAAACACCAAGCCAAAACAGGACGGCCTAGTTCTCTCATCAGTGGAGAGGGGCAAATCAATGGGATTTCTTTACAAATTGCTGTTTTTGACTTTGCTTTCATGGGAGGGTCTTTGGGTTCTGTGGAGGGTGAAAAAATTGTACGGGCAATTAACCGTGCTGTTGAAAAATCCCAAGCTTTGCTCATAGTTTCTGCTAGCGGAGGGGCGCGCATGCAAGAATCTACTTATGCGCTCATGCAAATGGCTAAAACCAGCGCCGCACTTAATAAACTCTCAGAGGCTAAATTGCCCTTTATCTCCCTACTGACCGATCCTACCTTTGGGGGTGTGAGCGCTTCCTTTGCTTTTTTAGGTGATTTAATCATTGCTGAACCGGGCGCGATGATTGGCTTTGCTGGGGCGCGAGTGATTAAGCAAACTATCGGGGCAGAATTACCCGAAGGCTTTCAAAGTGCAGAATTTTTGCTTGAGCATGGCTTGATTGATATGATCGTGCAACGCAAAGATTTAAAAAAGACACTCAGCGATTTAGTAGGGATGTTAAGAGAAAATAGATGA
- a CDS encoding YbfB/YjiJ family MFS transporter, which translates to MRVFVCFLATFVSNGLARFGYTALIPFLILSGKLTQNQSLQLGIAVIVGYIFGSVVLSLLQKRFSLESIGKMSFLIIALSFFACYLDNFPFAWAWIWRFLAGVASSCLMILSAPLCLGFIKEQYRPYVSALVFSGIGVGVVFSGFALPHFAHIISWSWIFLGGLSFLAFLCSLSLKTLHPPKPATIQTEKFKFSYFFILLLISVALNAIGYLPHTLFWVDYLVRFLHFNKAIAGASWAFFGFGAVLGTFLSAGMSHKIGLKNASSVVSLLKTLSCILAAYCTNIYWLNLSIFLMGFTTTGNVVLTSTMIIYIVGKENKEHFVLASSAVFLTFGIFQALFSFFFTWCLGVISFYWMFMICTAVCFLSFAVLLPIPQKTFKSA; encoded by the coding sequence CTTTGGCTATACAGCTCTTATTCCCTTTCTAATTCTCTCTGGTAAGTTAACACAAAATCAGAGTTTACAATTAGGTATTGCTGTTATTGTGGGCTATATCTTTGGGAGTGTGGTTTTAAGTCTTTTGCAAAAACGCTTCTCATTAGAGAGCATTGGCAAAATGAGCTTTTTAATCATTGCGCTTAGTTTTTTTGCCTGTTATTTAGATAACTTCCCCTTTGCTTGGGCGTGGATTTGGCGCTTTTTAGCCGGTGTGGCCTCCTCTTGTTTGATGATTCTTTCAGCCCCCTTATGTCTGGGCTTTATCAAAGAACAATACCGCCCCTATGTGAGTGCCTTAGTTTTTAGTGGCATTGGCGTAGGGGTGGTGTTTAGTGGTTTTGCCTTGCCCCATTTTGCCCATATTATTTCTTGGTCCTGGATCTTTTTAGGAGGGCTAAGTTTTCTAGCCTTCCTCTGCTCACTCTCTTTAAAAACCCTGCATCCACCCAAACCCGCCACCATACAAACAGAAAAATTTAAATTTTCCTATTTTTTCATACTTTTACTCATTTCTGTTGCCCTCAATGCCATTGGTTATTTACCCCACACTCTTTTTTGGGTGGATTATCTAGTCCGCTTTTTACACTTCAATAAAGCCATTGCTGGGGCTTCATGGGCGTTTTTTGGCTTTGGGGCGGTGTTAGGTACTTTTTTAAGCGCGGGGATGTCTCATAAAATCGGGCTTAAAAACGCCTCTAGCGTGGTTTCACTGCTTAAAACCCTCTCTTGTATCCTAGCAGCTTATTGTACTAATATTTACTGGCTTAATCTCTCGATCTTTTTAATGGGCTTTACCACGACGGGCAATGTTGTTCTTACAAGTACCATGATTATCTACATCGTGGGTAAGGAAAATAAAGAGCATTTTGTGCTCGCTTCAAGTGCTGTTTTTCTAACCTTTGGGATTTTTCAGGCGCTTTTTTCTTTCTTTTTCACTTGGTGTTTGGGGGTTATAAGCTTTTATTGGATGTTTATGATTTGTACGGCTGTGTGTTTTTTAAGTTTTGCGGTATTGCTCCCCATTCCACAAAAAACTTTTAAAAGCGCCTAG